Proteins encoded within one genomic window of Mesorhizobium sp. AR10:
- a CDS encoding YggT family protein, translating to MNALIDTLIYALSLYWWIIIASAIFSWLYAFNVVNARNQFVSNIGNVLYRLTEPVFRPIRRFMPDLGGIDISPIIVLLIIFFLQRFLDSTVRNVLTGF from the coding sequence ATGAACGCGCTTATCGATACGCTGATCTACGCGCTCAGCCTTTACTGGTGGATCATCATCGCTTCGGCGATCTTTTCCTGGCTTTATGCGTTCAACGTCGTCAACGCGCGCAACCAGTTCGTCAGCAATATCGGCAATGTGCTGTACCGGCTGACCGAACCGGTGTTCCGGCCGATCCGGCGCTTCATGCCGGATCTCGGCGGCATCGACATCTCGCCGATCATCGTGCTGCTGATCATCTTCTTCCTGCAGCGGTTCCTCGACAGCACCGTCAGAAATGTTCTCACCGGCTTTTGA
- a CDS encoding recombinase family protein, whose protein sequence is MKRYVIYTRVSTAEQGKSGLGLDAQRRDIDIFLNSFSDVPWEIVGEFIDVMSGKVDGRPELAKALALAKRMGAEVLVSKLDRLSRDVEFIAGAMKRAAIRVATMPNADPFQLHIYAALAEQERTFISERTKAALASAKARGVKLGGYRAGSLDGRIASLKATADADARRVMDVVKPLRDAGKTLRDIAAALHDAGVKTPRGGAWTAMQVKRTLDRGAAG, encoded by the coding sequence ATGAAGCGCTACGTCATCTACACCCGAGTTAGCACCGCAGAGCAGGGCAAGAGCGGCCTTGGGCTCGACGCGCAGCGGCGTGACATCGACATCTTCCTGAACAGCTTCTCGGATGTGCCGTGGGAAATTGTCGGGGAGTTCATCGACGTCATGTCAGGGAAGGTAGACGGCCGGCCTGAGTTGGCGAAGGCCTTGGCGCTGGCGAAGCGGATGGGGGCTGAGGTTCTAGTTTCCAAACTGGACAGATTGAGCCGGGATGTCGAGTTCATCGCGGGGGCCATGAAGCGGGCAGCTATACGAGTTGCGACTATGCCGAACGCCGACCCCTTCCAGCTCCACATATATGCGGCGTTGGCAGAGCAGGAACGGACGTTCATATCAGAGCGGACGAAGGCAGCACTGGCTTCGGCGAAGGCGCGGGGCGTCAAGCTCGGGGGTTACAGGGCGGGGTCGCTGGACGGGCGGATAGCGTCCTTGAAGGCGACTGCGGATGCCGATGCGCGGCGGGTGATGGATGTGGTGAAGCCGCTGAGGGACGCTGGCAAGACGCTGAGGGACATCGCAGCGGCGCTACACGATGCGGGAGTGAAGACGCCCCGAGGCGGTGCTTGGACGGCCATGCAGGTTAAGCGGACTTTGGATCGGGGTGCAGCCGGTTAG
- a CDS encoding DUF167 family protein, translating to MRPDGLDLFVRLTPKAAMDRLEGMETSADGRSHLKARVRAVPENGAANQALEKLVAKTLGVPASTVSVIAGGTARLKTLRISGDPAALAKGVEALGR from the coding sequence ATGCGACCGGACGGTCTCGACCTGTTCGTCCGGCTGACGCCGAAAGCGGCGATGGACAGGCTGGAAGGCATGGAGACTTCAGCGGACGGGCGAAGCCATCTGAAGGCGCGCGTGCGCGCCGTGCCGGAAAACGGCGCCGCCAATCAGGCACTTGAAAAGCTGGTCGCCAAGACATTGGGTGTGCCGGCATCGACTGTGTCAGTCATCGCCGGTGGCACCGCCCGGCTGAAGACATTGCGTATATCAGGCGATCCGGCGGCGCTGGCGAAGGGCGTCGAGGCGCTAGGCCGTTAG